Proteins from a genomic interval of Papaver somniferum cultivar HN1 chromosome 4, ASM357369v1, whole genome shotgun sequence:
- the LOC113274057 gene encoding uncharacterized protein LOC113274057: protein MCSWEKREKRKRLFKQFLGPYIWRLTAMLIMEKSPKKKIPRMMNLWKILIMGATSSTHDFNDHSPIQKEEVESRNTTIIDGKTYVVYESDDDYDFFVHPTPNSETIDTLNEKSTCEERKDYDNLLMEDSDFFSDEEDLVIEETNECLNKSSSENDDTCDVRMEVSSSTEDPVIQEFLQDCFVDGSSNFQIVDIWGVYFECYSSASIR, encoded by the exons ATGTGCAGTTGGGAGAAGAGGGAGAAACGGAAGAGACTCTTCAAGCAATTTCTAGGGCCATACATATGGAGGTTAACCGCCATGTTGATAATGGAGAAGAGCCCCAAGAAGAAGATTCCGAGGATGATGAATCTTTGGAAAATATTGATAATGGGTGCTACTAGCTCAACTCATGATTTTAATgatcattctcctattcaaaaggaagaagttgagtctagaaacactacaattattgatggtaagacttatgttgtgtatgagagcgatgatgattatgacttctttgtACACCCTACCCCAAATTCAGAGACAATCgatactttgaatgagaagtcaacttgtgaAGAACGTAAGGATTACGATAATTTGCTTATGGAAGATTCTGATTTCTTTTCCGATGAGGAGGACTTGGTTATAGAAGAAACCAATGAATGTCTTAACAAGAGTTCGAGTGAGAATGATGATACTTGTGATGTGAGAATGGAAGTGTCCAGCAGTACCGAGGATCCGGTAATACAAgaatttttgcaag ATTGTTTTGTGGATGGatcctcaaattttcagattgttgatatatggggaGTCTATTTTGAATGTTACTCGTCTGCGTCAATCAGGtga